A region of Legionella donaldsonii DNA encodes the following proteins:
- a CDS encoding PD-(D/E)XK nuclease family protein gives MNNKTQLLTLMREGAIVITPNNRLSTELLNDFFAAVPLSIQDKPRCFPYRAFLLDTFKKIRHKNPHTNYPIVLTTQQLRHLWRQILSNHTSLPVNEGLLNAVEEAWTRCHLWQLDFHHPAFSYTAQTRQFQQWALQLQQELDKLDAITEDELATYLSRQQNILDAQPLIWACFDDYTPQQKALQKLFNAQGCQIYHYDLAPQSAIGYQCIAQNDDDEQQQLIHWIKGRLAQGETHIAVVVPDLQIQSQGLQRLLQQQFPVEQFNLSLGQALADYPLVAHALCWLHLDGKTITAQQARLLLHSPYLAYSQTEMLARAQCMEDSSSLRELNIASSTLIKDWHYTAPKLAKVLENITAYPEQASPQTWANAFKTRLAAMGFPGEYPLDSATYQCYQRFLIVFDEFKQLALITPSMNKEQALLTLNELLKSTIFQPKKAKAVIQVLGLLEASGCLFESLWVTGLTDQCLPQKARLSAFIPISLQRAYSMPHADPLRELQLAQKTLARLKNSSAHTVFSYSRLSKDQPNMPSPLLVDLETYYAPLIETVAQQSHLTSFNETYYLPLIDNENIRGGTAILANQAKCPFRAFAAHRLHVRAAAEMSTGPDAMERGQLIHKIMELLWQTLQTQENLLSLDEGQLNELIVNAITSAIEPLVKQRPSSFSTLIKDVELVRLKRLVHACLTWERQRPPFSVDALEQTFTINLAGIDFYVRVDRLDNVAENKKWVIDYKSSLPQSLPWKEDRPQEPQLLLYALLDETINALLFAELKAGQLTCKGLSAETYPIPGIIALKKDENWVDYRQHWQSQLNDLAGEFSQGHCPPRPNNGSVCQNCDYQSLCRFRNNL, from the coding sequence ATGAATAATAAAACACAGTTATTAACCCTTATGCGAGAAGGGGCTATTGTTATTACTCCTAATAATCGCTTAAGCACCGAACTGTTAAATGATTTTTTTGCTGCCGTCCCTCTTTCCATTCAAGATAAACCCCGATGTTTTCCATACCGGGCATTTTTATTAGATACTTTCAAAAAAATAAGGCATAAAAACCCGCACACTAATTACCCTATCGTATTAACCACACAGCAACTTCGTCATTTATGGCGCCAAATACTTAGTAATCACACATCACTACCTGTTAACGAGGGATTATTAAACGCCGTTGAAGAAGCATGGACCCGTTGTCATTTATGGCAACTCGATTTTCATCACCCAGCCTTTTCTTACACGGCACAAACTCGCCAGTTTCAGCAATGGGCGCTGCAACTTCAACAAGAACTCGACAAACTGGATGCAATAACAGAAGACGAATTAGCGACTTATCTAAGTAGGCAACAGAACATATTAGATGCGCAACCCTTAATCTGGGCTTGTTTTGATGATTACACCCCCCAACAAAAAGCATTGCAAAAACTATTTAATGCTCAAGGTTGTCAAATCTATCATTACGATTTGGCCCCCCAGTCAGCTATCGGTTACCAATGTATCGCACAAAATGACGACGATGAACAGCAACAACTTATCCATTGGATAAAAGGACGCCTAGCCCAAGGAGAAACGCATATTGCAGTCGTTGTCCCTGATTTACAAATTCAATCGCAGGGCTTACAACGTCTTTTACAACAGCAGTTTCCCGTAGAACAATTCAACCTGTCTTTAGGTCAAGCCTTGGCTGATTACCCTTTAGTCGCACACGCTTTATGCTGGCTGCATCTCGATGGAAAAACAATAACAGCCCAGCAAGCACGCTTGCTCTTACACTCGCCTTACCTTGCCTACTCACAAACAGAAATGTTAGCAAGGGCACAATGTATGGAAGACAGTTCTTCATTACGAGAACTCAATATTGCCTCTAGCACATTGATTAAAGACTGGCATTATACCGCGCCTAAACTTGCTAAAGTCCTGGAAAATATAACGGCCTATCCTGAACAAGCGTCCCCACAAACTTGGGCAAACGCATTTAAGACACGGCTCGCAGCAATGGGATTTCCTGGTGAATATCCTCTCGACTCAGCAACGTATCAATGTTATCAGCGCTTTTTAATCGTATTTGACGAATTTAAACAATTGGCACTAATTACACCAAGTATGAACAAAGAGCAGGCTCTCCTGACTTTAAACGAACTATTGAAATCAACCATCTTTCAACCCAAAAAAGCAAAAGCGGTTATTCAGGTTCTTGGTTTATTAGAGGCATCAGGTTGTCTGTTTGAAAGCCTTTGGGTCACAGGTCTTACTGATCAATGTTTACCACAAAAAGCAAGACTATCAGCCTTTATACCTATTTCCTTGCAGCGTGCTTATTCCATGCCACACGCAGACCCGCTACGTGAACTGCAATTGGCACAAAAAACCTTAGCAAGATTAAAAAACAGTAGCGCACATACCGTATTTAGCTATTCTCGCTTAAGCAAGGATCAGCCAAATATGCCAAGTCCCTTGCTTGTCGATTTAGAAACCTACTATGCGCCACTTATTGAAACAGTCGCTCAACAATCGCATCTAACAAGTTTCAATGAAACCTACTACCTGCCACTGATCGACAATGAAAACATTCGTGGCGGAACTGCTATCTTGGCAAATCAGGCCAAATGCCCGTTTAGAGCCTTTGCCGCCCATCGTCTCCATGTAAGAGCAGCCGCGGAAATGTCAACGGGTCCAGACGCGATGGAGCGTGGTCAGTTAATTCATAAGATCATGGAGCTATTATGGCAAACGTTGCAAACTCAAGAAAATCTTTTATCTCTTGATGAAGGGCAGTTAAACGAACTTATCGTGAACGCCATTACCTCCGCCATAGAACCTTTGGTAAAACAAAGACCATCCTCTTTCTCTACTCTGATAAAGGACGTTGAACTAGTAAGGCTTAAACGATTAGTCCATGCCTGCCTGACATGGGAACGGCAACGACCACCATTTAGCGTAGATGCTTTAGAACAAACGTTTACCATTAATCTGGCTGGAATTGATTTTTATGTACGGGTTGACCGTTTAGATAACGTTGCAGAGAATAAAAAATGGGTGATCGATTATAAAAGTAGTTTGCCGCAAAGCCTGCCATGGAAAGAAGATCGCCCACAGGAGCCTCAACTCTTACTCTATGCTTTATTAGATGAAACAATTAATGCACTGTTGTTTGCCGAGTTAAAAGCTGGTCAGTTAACCTGTAAAGGATTAAGTGCAGAAACGTATCCTATTCCCGGCATAATAGCTTTAAAAAAAGACGAAAACTGGGTTGATTATCGCCAACACTGGCAAAGTCAATTGAATGATTTAGCCGGTGAGTTCAGCCAAGGCCATTGTCCTCCCAGGCCCAATAACGGTTCAGTTTGCCAGAATTGCGACTATCAAAGTTTGTGCCGCTTTAGGAATAATTTATAG
- a CDS encoding potassium channel family protein, translating to MRRLFHLTKLIKRLRFLFLFFVLLLFCFSKALESQFELSRVTDLFFLILIICSLVLIGERGNKLLLLILGIACIELLLIVISLWLAQSWVGVIKAFFATCYFSLMTAGCLHYTLADKTISVTTLFGSLSAYLFIGLAYAYLDLFVYMLDPGAFLGLVDRTENTMIYYSFVTLTTLGFGDIVPKSPIAQTLSWFESFTGQAYLAVLMGQLVGRYVADRLLHTQNFKTKIQN from the coding sequence ATGAGACGCCTATTTCATTTAACCAAACTCATTAAACGCCTACGGTTTTTATTTCTTTTTTTTGTATTATTGCTTTTTTGTTTTTCTAAAGCATTGGAGTCACAGTTCGAGCTATCAAGAGTGACTGATTTATTTTTTCTGATTCTGATTATCTGTAGTTTGGTATTAATCGGAGAACGGGGGAATAAGCTATTGTTATTGATTCTTGGTATCGCTTGTATTGAGCTATTGCTTATTGTTATTAGTCTATGGTTGGCTCAATCGTGGGTAGGAGTAATCAAGGCATTTTTTGCTACTTGCTATTTTTCTTTGATGACTGCTGGTTGTTTACATTATACCTTGGCGGATAAAACAATTAGTGTAACCACGTTATTTGGTTCTCTATCCGCTTATCTTTTTATTGGACTGGCCTATGCCTATCTTGATCTGTTTGTTTATATGCTGGATCCTGGCGCGTTTTTGGGTTTAGTTGATAGGACTGAGAATACGATGATTTATTATTCTTTTGTAACCCTCACTACGTTGGGATTTGGCGACATCGTTCCTAAAAGTCCAATTGCCCAAACCTTATCCTGGTTTGAGTCATTTACAGGTCAGGCCTATCTTGCTGTCCTTATGGGACAGTTAGTCGGCCGTTACGTGGCAGACCGGTTATTGCATACACAGAATTTCAAAACTAAAATTCAGAATTAA
- the cydX gene encoding cytochrome bd-I oxidase subunit CydX: MMWYFSWILGTGLACTFAVLNAMWLELHENDKAADLSKSSDQGVPINT, encoded by the coding sequence ATCATGTGGTATTTTTCTTGGATTTTGGGTACAGGCTTGGCTTGTACCTTCGCGGTATTAAACGCAATGTGGCTTGAATTACACGAAAACGATAAAGCAGCTGACTTATCAAAATCCTCAGACCAGGGCGTGCCCATTAATACCTAG
- the cydB gene encoding cytochrome d ubiquinol oxidase subunit II — protein sequence MPLDYETLRVIWWVLLGVLLIGFAIMDGFDLGVAMWLPCLSRNDWERRILINSIAPTWEGNQVWFILGGGAIFAAWPMLYAISFSGFYLAMLLILLALILRPVGFKYRSKMSHPGWRSCWDWALFTGGFVPSLIFGVAVGNVLQGVPFHFDDSLRPFYTGTFVALLNPFALLCGLLSVSMLAMHGAFFIHVKTEGDLQQRAKTAGKICAALTIVLFICGGLWVYYGIDGYILTNSPLHDGPSNPLYKNAARHAGAWFSNFQDMPVTLLVPILGIAGALLAILVAAKARLAFIFSAVSIIGIIATVGVSMFPFILPSSSNPEQSLIVWDSSSSQLTLFIMLIATAIFLPIILIYTAWVYRVLRGKVTVETIKANHETAY from the coding sequence ATGCCCTTAGATTACGAAACATTACGTGTTATATGGTGGGTTCTATTAGGTGTTCTGCTGATTGGTTTCGCCATAATGGACGGCTTTGACCTCGGTGTTGCCATGTGGTTACCCTGCCTTTCTAGAAATGATTGGGAAAGACGAATTCTTATTAATAGCATTGCGCCAACCTGGGAAGGGAACCAGGTTTGGTTTATCTTGGGTGGTGGTGCAATCTTTGCAGCATGGCCCATGCTCTACGCCATTTCTTTCTCAGGCTTTTATCTGGCAATGTTACTTATCTTGCTTGCTCTGATTTTGCGCCCAGTAGGCTTTAAGTATCGCTCCAAAATGTCCCATCCTGGATGGCGTTCTTGTTGGGATTGGGCCTTGTTTACAGGTGGATTTGTTCCTTCATTAATCTTTGGAGTCGCTGTTGGTAATGTCTTACAAGGCGTACCTTTTCATTTTGATGACAGTTTACGTCCTTTCTATACAGGGACATTCGTTGCTTTACTGAATCCATTTGCTTTATTGTGCGGTTTACTTTCTGTATCCATGCTTGCAATGCATGGCGCTTTTTTCATTCATGTCAAAACAGAAGGAGATCTCCAGCAACGCGCAAAAACTGCAGGGAAGATTTGCGCTGCATTAACCATCGTTCTATTTATCTGTGGGGGCTTGTGGGTTTACTATGGCATTGATGGTTATATTTTAACTAACTCACCCTTGCACGATGGCCCATCTAACCCGCTCTATAAAAACGCTGCTCGCCATGCAGGAGCCTGGTTCTCTAATTTTCAGGACATGCCTGTTACCTTGCTTGTACCGATACTCGGTATTGCCGGTGCTCTTTTAGCCATATTAGTTGCAGCAAAAGCCCGCCTGGCTTTTATTTTTAGTGCTGTTTCTATTATTGGCATCATTGCAACTGTCGGGGTTAGTATGTTCCCATTCATTCTGCCCTCTTCCTCTAATCCGGAACAAAGTTTAATTGTCTGGGACAGTTCCTCTAGCCAGTTAACCCTTTTTATTATGTTGATAGCAACAGCAATTTTCTTGCCTATTATCTTAATCTACACCGCCTGGGTTTACCGTGTGTTGCGTGGTAAAGTAACCGTTGAAACGATTAAGGCCAATCACGAAACAGCCTATTAG
- a CDS encoding cytochrome ubiquinol oxidase subunit I → MIPGSEIVDLSRLQFALTALYHFLFVPLTLGLSLLLAIMETVYVMTGREIWRQMVRYWGILFGINFVLGVATGLTMEFQFGTNWAYYSHYVGDIFGAPLAIEGLMAFFLEATFVGLFFFGWDRLSKFQHMCCTWLLALGTNLSALWILIANGWMQNPVGAKFDYQTMRMEVTDFAEVMFNPVAQAKFVHTISAGYVTGAIFVLAVSAYFLLRGRNKELAKRSMTVAVSFGLASALSVVVLGDESGYLSNSNQKMKLAAIEAMWHTEKAPAGLTFIGIPNEKEMKTDYAIEIPYVLGIIATRSFNEPMEGIYDLIEQGKQQIREGILAYDALTRLQKNRNDEAAKIAFEQHGNYLGYGLLLKKYTETVTDASEEQIAQAAQDLKPHVIPLFFSFRIMVACGIFFILLFAVGFYLIVRRRLHTTRWYLHIAFWSLPLPWIAAELGWVVAEYGRQPWVVQGILPTFMGTSSLHSSQLLTSLAGFILFYTALAIVEVYLMVKYIRLGPDGMQHQTGEA, encoded by the coding sequence ATGATTCCTGGTAGTGAAATAGTTGATCTCTCTCGTCTACAATTCGCCCTTACTGCACTTTACCATTTTCTCTTTGTTCCATTAACTTTGGGCCTGTCTTTATTATTAGCCATTATGGAAACAGTTTATGTGATGACTGGCCGAGAGATTTGGCGTCAAATGGTACGTTATTGGGGTATCTTATTTGGCATTAATTTCGTCTTGGGGGTAGCAACCGGTTTAACCATGGAATTCCAATTTGGAACAAATTGGGCTTACTACTCACATTATGTTGGTGATATCTTTGGTGCGCCATTAGCTATTGAAGGACTGATGGCTTTCTTTTTAGAAGCGACTTTTGTAGGTCTATTCTTCTTTGGCTGGGATAGATTAAGTAAATTCCAACACATGTGTTGTACCTGGTTACTTGCGCTAGGTACCAATTTATCGGCATTATGGATCTTGATTGCTAACGGCTGGATGCAAAATCCTGTTGGTGCAAAATTTGATTATCAAACGATGCGTATGGAAGTCACTGACTTTGCTGAAGTTATGTTCAATCCCGTTGCGCAAGCAAAATTTGTTCATACCATAAGTGCTGGTTATGTGACTGGAGCTATCTTTGTCCTGGCAGTTAGCGCCTATTTTCTCTTGCGCGGCCGCAACAAAGAATTAGCCAAACGTTCTATGACGGTTGCTGTTTCTTTTGGCTTAGCCTCCGCTTTATCAGTAGTCGTGTTAGGTGATGAAAGTGGGTATCTCTCAAACTCAAACCAAAAAATGAAATTAGCCGCCATAGAAGCAATGTGGCACACTGAAAAAGCGCCTGCCGGTTTAACCTTTATTGGTATTCCAAACGAAAAAGAGATGAAAACCGATTACGCCATTGAGATTCCCTATGTATTGGGAATTATTGCTACCCGTTCATTTAATGAACCAATGGAAGGTATTTACGATCTCATTGAACAAGGAAAACAACAAATTCGTGAAGGGATCCTGGCCTATGACGCTTTAACCCGTTTGCAGAAAAACCGCAATGATGAAGCAGCAAAAATTGCGTTTGAGCAACATGGTAACTACCTGGGATACGGCTTGTTACTTAAGAAATATACGGAAACCGTTACTGACGCCAGTGAAGAACAAATTGCACAGGCAGCTCAGGATTTGAAACCACACGTTATCCCTCTATTTTTCTCCTTCCGTATCATGGTTGCTTGCGGAATTTTCTTTATTCTCTTATTTGCTGTTGGTTTCTATCTCATTGTTAGACGCAGACTTCACACGACACGCTGGTATTTACACATCGCGTTCTGGTCATTGCCTTTACCATGGATTGCTGCGGAACTTGGTTGGGTAGTAGCAGAATATGGACGCCAACCTTGGGTGGTACAAGGTATTTTACCAACATTTATGGGTACTTCTTCTCTTCATTCATCGCAGTTGTTAACTTCACTCGCGGGTTTTATCCTGTTCTACACCGCCCTCGCCATAGTTGAAGTCTATTTAATGGTGAAATACATCCGTCTCGGCCCCGATGGCATGCAACATCAAACTGGAGAAGCATAA
- the cydP gene encoding cytochrome oxidase putative small subunit CydP has protein sequence MKPLTRDILLTLSVKLLLLIALWWVCFKDVEKSSKNTQQWLLGTSLPSDTALIAKTKS, from the coding sequence ATGAAGCCCTTGACTCGTGACATTTTACTAACTCTCTCAGTCAAACTTTTGTTACTCATTGCGCTATGGTGGGTTTGTTTCAAAGATGTAGAAAAGTCTTCAAAAAATACACAGCAATGGTTATTGGGCACTAGTTTGCCATCCGATACGGCACTTATCGCTAAAACGAAATCGTGA